The genomic region GCTTGTGCACGACCAGCTGCGCCGCCGCCTTGCGGAGGAGTTTCGCGTCAGCCTGCTCCCGCTCGGCGTGCACGGCATTCTCCGTGCGCAGCCGGACGTTCTCGTCGATCAGAATCGCATGCGATGTGCGCGAGGCAGCCGCGCCGGCGACGGCGCTGTCCCCGAGTAGCGGGAGCGTGCGATCGATGGCGTACCTGGCCGCAGCGGTCATGCGGTCACCCCGATGCCGAGGCCAGGGCCTTCCTCTGCCAGGGCCTCCGGCATTTCATCGAAGCTGGTGTCGCGCATCGCCGACGCGGCCGATGTGGGGGCGTCGCCCGTCTTCTTCGCCAACGGTTCCCACGCGGCGACCTGGTCGAGCACCCGCTTGACCTCGGCGCCGGTGCCGACTTGCAGGCGACCGAGCGTGTCGACGATCAGTTTCTCGAGCTGCCCGCGGTTCATCCGTCGCGCGAGCGCCGCCGCGACGATGGTCCGCTTCTCGTCGTCGGTCATGCGGGCGAGCTCGTGCCCTTCGTCGGCGCAGGGGATCTGCTCTTCGTTGGTGAAGAACTCGGTGGCGCCCGTTGCTTCCTTCGTGAGCAACGTGCCGCACCGCTTCTCGGCGGTCGTCAGGCAGCGATGGATCTCCGACCGGGCGTCCTGATAGAGCCAGCCCGCGCCATCGGCGGTGCGGAAGAATTCCTCGGTCGTGTCGCAGGCGGCCGCGCGCGTGGCGATCAGCCGGCCGACCGCATCGAAGATCCCCATGTGCACCACGACCGTCACATGTTCGCCCGATTGCTCGATCGTCGGCGAGCGCTCCATGTGCCGGACCGAGAGCCGCACCACGCCGCGCAGCACCTGGGCGCCGACTTCGTAGAGCATCGGCCGCTTGAACTTCTTCTGGCCGTTCTCCTCCGGGTTGCCGTAATGCACGCCTTCCTTGAGGACCGTCTCGAACGCCTTCTCCACCCGATCGTGCATGAGTGCCACGCGGCGGAGCCCTTCCTCGAACTCGTCATCGGAGAGATCCGCCAGCGTCTTCCCGGGCTGACTCATGAAGTCCTGATGCGCCTCGGCTCGTTGCAGCTGGAGCTCGCGCGAGGTCGAGACGCGCGCATTCATCGCGGCGGCGCTCACACGGGCTCCTTCGCTGCGACCGACGGCGCAACGCTACGGTGCTGTGATTCCGGCACTTGACCCTCGAAATGGTTATGGTGATCGTTGAGGGGTCCACGCAGGACACCCGTCCTACCAGAGCCCGGTTCGCGCCGGGCTTTGTCGTGCTACCAGTCCTGTCGCCCCATCCGTCCCACCGCATCCAGGTGCGCCCGCTGCAGACGCGCCCAGTCGACCTGCTCCAACCGCACCAGCACGCGCCACGCGATGACCACCGCCGGCAAGAGCAGGCCGACGATCACCCGCGAGAGAATCACGGCCGGCGCCGGGTGATCGAGGAACGCGACGACGTCCGGCCTCATCCGTCACCGCCCGGGATCATCGCGCCTGGCACGCTGCGCCAGTCATCGTGATAGAAGGGGAGACAGAGCAGCGCCGCGATCGCGACGGCGAGAATGCCGAGCACCGCGACCAGCAGAGCCAGCACGCCGCATCCGACCAGGACGAAGCCGATCGCGTTGATCACCGCGAGCACGGGATTCATGATTTCTCGTGCCCCATCGGCTTGAGCATCCGGTCGAGCAGCGCGCGGATGAGCTGCACCGCGCCGCCGAGCAGGAGGATCGTGGCGCCGAACGCGACGACGCCTTCGAGGAATTCGCGCGGGTTCACAGATGCCGCCACGCCGACCGGGCGAGGTCGATGAGGGAGCAGACGACCACGGCCGCCAGGACGACGGCCACACCGCGGCCGAGGAGATCCACGGGATTCATTTCGCCGCTCCGGTCAGTGCGCCCTTGAGCTGGAGTTCCCGCCCTCGCACCACGTCGACCGCGCGAATCAGCGCGTCGCGATTCGCCGGCGCGCCGTCGGCCAGGAAGACCGTGATCGCCTGCTGGACCCTGCACTCCGCCTCGCTGGCCGAGCAGAGCAGGCCAGCATCGAGTGATGATCGGTTCAGGTTCTCGCGGAGGAGATCGACTGCGGCGAAGAACCGCTCGAGCCGTACGGGATCGCTTTGATGCGCGTGCACCGCGTCGACCATCGCTTGCTGCAACTTCAAGAGCGCTTGGTGGGCACCGCCGACGCTGGCGTGGCCGCGGAGCACCTGGAAGCGTTCAGCTACCGCGTCGCGCCGCTGGTACTTGAACGTTGCGCGGTTCGACGCAATGCTCTCGCGCATGACTCCACGTGGAACCGCGGTCACGCCGCGCTCGGGATCTGGAGTGTGCCCCACGCGCGCCGGCGCAGAACTTCGGCGGCCGAGACATTCCGTCCCTCATCATTCGAGAGATCACCGGCCTGGCGGCGAATTTCAACCGCCTCGGTCTCGGTGAGCCGCACCATGACCGACACGCTGCGCGACTCCCGTTCTGGCTCGTCGGCTGGCGCTGAAGGTCCCGTCATGTCGCTAGCTCCTGTTAGGCGTTACTCTGTTACTCTGGCGGGAGAATGCTTGTCCCGTAACCAGTGCTTACAGTCTAACGCCTTGTTAGCAGACCTGTCAAGGGTCGGTTTAGGTGGGGTCTTGCCGGAGAAGAACTGGCGGTTTCAGCGGGTTTGGGACGAGGCGAAAGAGCCGTCGCAGGAAGCGTTCGGCCGCGGCATAGGGATCTCGGGACCGATGGTATCGATGATCGCCACCGGCGCCAGGCAGATGACCCTGGACGTGGCGCGGGCCATTAGCAGGAAGTACGGCTATCGCGTGGCATGGCTGCTTGAGGCGGAGGAGCCAGAGAAGCCGAACACCTCACAGGTCGCCGCACTTGAGCAGGCATACCGGAGAGGGGTCAGGGAGACGCTCGCGGCCTTCAGGCGCTTCGCGGACGAGCGGGAGGAACTGTTTACCGGACTAGGCGAAGGCCGCGCCGCGCGGGCGAAGGGGGCGGCTCGTCAGGTGAAGAAGGCGGAAGGGAACAAGCATGGCCCGCAATCGCCGCCAGAAGCGAGTCCGCCAGACCGGGCCCGGGAAGGATGACCTCCCCGTCGCCAGATTCGAGCCGGTTCATGATGACGCCATGGTCGTACCCGCATTCCCGGTAATGCGCCCATTTGCGGCGGAACGGCCACCACAGCACAACCGAATCCGGCGGGACGCCAAGCTCAGGAATCCCGGCATCGAAATAGGCAACAATGGGATCGTCAGGTGAGTCGGACATGCAGGCCCTTTTTCCCGTAGCGCACCCGAAAGAGTAACGCTGTAACGGTTGTCCCGTAAGTGCCTTTGATAACCCATTGTGAGGTCAAGACTTATGCGCCTCATTCTGTTTGCGGCCCTATTCCTTGTGGCGTGCAGCTCTGGCGAAACGATGACCGCCCCACCGGCCGCACACGGCGCCGTCGTCGGCAACTACCGCGCGATCTACAGCTTCACGATTCCGGCCGCGCCGTTCCCGGACCTTCACGAGACCGACACGGTATCGATCGCCGTGCAGACCGTCTCCGACGATTCGATCACCGGCACGGCGTCGGGCTCGCATGTGACGACCGGGTCGTTTTCTCTCGGCTTCTGGAACGTCGACGCCTTCCTAGTCTACGTGCAGTTGAACTACACGCCGATGCTCGAACTTCGGATGCAATTCTCTCCGACCGCGTGCGGCGCGACGACGGGCGTTCTCTATCCAGACTTCCGGCATTACTACATGGATAGCTGTTCGCTCACGAAGCAATGACAATAGCAAGCAAAGGCGATGAGTTTGCTCGTTCCGGCGGCTACGGCGGCGAATATCTCACCGCTCGGCTGGCGGACGAACTTGTCTCGCTCTGCCGTGGCATCCTCATCGACGGTGCGGTCGATCGGAACGAGGCGCGCGGACTGTGGGACTGGTGCGCCGCGAATCCGGGGGTGTCCCGGAGTTGGCCGGGAAGGGTCGTCATCGACCGCCTGAGCCGGCTACTTGCAGACGGCGCGATAGGCGATGCCGAGCTAGCCGACCTCAAATCAGTGTTCGAGGAAATCAGCGGGTTCCGTAACGGCTTTCAGGAACCGCTTGCCGCGTGCTTCACCGACCCCACACCCGAGATCACATTCGGCGGGAAACTCTTCGCAGTGACGGGCGGCTTTCTCTTCGGAACTCGGCAGGCTGTGATGCAGGCGATCGTCGATCGCCGCGGTCGGGCGCGCGACGAGGTAGTCGCGACGATTGACTATCTCCTCGTCGGCTCGCGCGCCTCACCCGCATGGAAAGAGACCAACTACGGGTCGAAGATCGAACGGGTGATGGAGATGAATCGAAAGCAGTCCCGGAGGCCGGTACACGGCCGTCCGCAGATCGGAGTCATAGCTGAGCGTGATTGGGTGAAATGCCTCGGCGTAATTCCCTCGACGCCGCCCGCGATCCACGATTCTGCGGAGACGCCGTGAAGCGATACCTCTTCCTTTTGGCGTTGCCGATCGCCGCGCGCACGGCGCCCCTGTCCGCTCAAGCCAGGCATTGCGTGAAGGGCATTCCGTGCGGCGGGGCATGCATCTCGGCGCGCTATACCTGCCACGTCGGCGTCGACACCACGCGCGCCGTGAAGGTGCAGTCGCCCGCGATGGCTGCGAAGGACACCTTTCGCGGAAGCGATTCCGTCTGGGTGGCCTCGGCGGCGGATAGCGTCTACTTCTTCGCCGTTTGCGATGCGGCCAAGGACGTCGCCCCGGCGAATCGCCGATACTTCAAGACTGAGCAGCTCGCCAAGGATGCCGGTTTCCGGCGGTCGCGGGTGAAAGGGTGTTGAGCGACGACGCGGTCCGGTGCCCGAAATGCTCCTCGCCGCAGATTCATGCGGGGAAGCGCGGATGGTCATGGACGACGGGCTTCATCGGGAGCGGCCGCGTTGTGATCACATGCCTGCACTGCGGCCACGGCTTTCGGCCGGGCCGACCGACGCGCCGATCGAAGCCAGAGCGGGTTCTACTGACAATGCTCTTCGCGGCCATGATCATCGTCTTGATCATGACGCTCGTCTCGAAGTGACCCGTCGCCCGTGGCCCTGGTCGGATCCCGTGAAGGCCGGCGATCCCCGCACCGGTAACGTCCGCTATGAGACAACGTACGACAACACGCGTGTCTCGCTGATGCAGGGCCCCGACGTGCTGCACGCCGAGATCCTGCGCAAGGCGCGGCCGGACATTCACGTCGGCGTGCCGCGCGGCGCGGCGGTGGTGCTGGCGGCGAAGCAGGCGAGCGACGAGCTGCAGATCGTCTGGACGGTGGCGAAGGGGATCGCGTCGGCGGTGATCGACGGCGAGCAGGTCGCGGCCGTCTACCTCACCGGCAAGCGGGGCGATCCGTACGCCATCCAGATGGACCGGCAGCCGGCATCAGCCAAGCTGCAGCTGGCGATCCTGCACGGGATGACGGTACTGGGCGGGAAGCCGAGAGGGTCGAAACCGACCCCCTTGACTATATAAACGATAGCGTTTATATTCCTTGCATGACGATACGGAAGCTGGTTCTCTCGGTGCACGCGGTCGATGACCTCACCGACCATAATGTGAAGCGGTGGCAGGTTCGGGTCACGATGGAAGCGGGTCGCGAATGTGAAGCGGTGACCCATACTGGCGCTGAGACCCGGTTCTCCCGGTGCGCGATGTTCGGCCGGAAGACGCTCAAAGTGGTCTTCCTACGCCGTCCAGACCACGACCTCATAATCTCAAACCATTGGATCAATCGCCCCACGAAACGGCGGCGGTTGGAAGGGAAGAAGAAATGAAGGCGACCTACTCTCGCGATGCGGACACGTTCCGCATCGCCCTCGACCTCCGGCCCGGTCCGCTGACGACCGAAGAGAACATTCCGGGAATCCTTGTCGACCGGAACCGGGCAGGGCAGGTCGTCTCGTTCACCGTGCTCAGTGCCTCGGTCACGCTGCCGAAGGGGGTCCTCGATGAAGTGCCCGAGCCCGAGGACAAGTGGCTCTCCCTCGTCGAGGCGGCGGCATATGCCTCGGCCGAGGGGGAGGAGCTGGCGGCGGCGACCCTGCG from Gemmatimonadales bacterium harbors:
- a CDS encoding helix-turn-helix transcriptional regulator, giving the protein MPEKNWRFQRVWDEAKEPSQEAFGRGIGISGPMVSMIATGARQMTLDVARAISRKYGYRVAWLLEAEEPEKPNTSQVAALEQAYRRGVRETLAAFRRFADEREELFTGLGEGRAARAKGAARQVKKAEGNKHGPQSPPEASPPDRAREG
- a CDS encoding DUF2283 domain-containing protein; its protein translation is MKATYSRDADTFRIALDLRPGPLTTEENIPGILVDRNRAGQVVSFTVLSASVTLPKGVLDEVPEPEDKWLSLVEAAAYASAEGEELAAATLRVQIHQGRIPAGVLRKVGRATQISRTGLVNYLESRAPSGRRTKPARKRDSRRISSAA